The Edaphobacter flagellatus sequence CTCGCGCGCTCGTGCAGGCCGTCGTCGCTTTGCCTCTGGTCCTTCCTCCAACCGTCCTCGGCTACTATCTCCTGATCGCGCTGGGTCCGCTCACCGCACCCGGACGGCTCTTGATCCGCCTCTTCGGACACCCGTTCGCCTTCAGCTTCTCCGGACTCCTCGTCGGCTCCATCCTCTACAGCCTGCCCTTTGCCGTCCAGCCGCTCGTAGCTGGCTTCCGAGCCGTCGACCGCAGTTACCTCGAAACCGCCGCAGGCCTCGGAGCCTCCCCGCGGAAAATCTTCTCCTCCATCGTCCTGCCGCTATCACGGGCCGCCATCCTGACCAGCACCGTGCTCGCATTCACTCACACCGTCGGCGAATTCGGCGTCGTACTGATGCTCGGCGGCAACATCCCTGGAGCAACCCGCACACTCTCCATCTCGCTTTACGACCAGGTGCAGGACTTCAACTACGCCGCAGCCAATCGCACCGCTCTGCTTCTGCTCGTCTTCTCGCTCGCAGCTCTGCTGACGATCTACCTGCTTCCCGCCTTGCGCAAAACCGACGGAAGGCAGGCCGACATTGTCCGATAGCCTGCTCAACATTCAAATCAGGCACCGCATCGGCGCCATTGCGCTCGACATTGGGTTCTCCCTCACGAAGCCCTGGACCGTACTCTTCGGCCCATCCGGCAGCGGCAAGACAACCGTGCTGCGCTCCATCGCCGGATTTGTACAGCCCGATGAAGGCCGCATCCTCTACAGAGGCACTCCCCTCTTCGACGCATCCCAAAAACACTCCATCCCCGCACACCTGCGGCCCGTGCGAAGTGCCGGACAAACCGCAAAGCTGTTCCCGCACATGACCGTTCTCAAAAACATCCTCTACGGCAGCGACCGCAACGCAAAGTCCACCGACGAGCTCGACATCGCCAATAAAATCCTCGCCTCATTTCAGGTAGACGGCCACTCCAGCAGAATGCCCAGCGACCTCAGCGGAGGCGAAGCACAGCGCGTCTCCGCCGCACGCACGCTGGTCTCTGCCATTACCTCTGCCGATCCAGCCAAGCCATTACTGCTACTCGACGAGCCCTTCTCCGGACTCGATATCGCAACGCGCGACACCATCACCGTCAGGCTGAAGCATTGGGCCTCGCAATACGAGATCCCTGTTCTCTCCGTCACCCACGATCTCGGCGAAGCCTTTCAACTGGGCGAAGAAATCATCAAAATCGGCAATGGCCGAATCGTCCAACAAGGTCCGCCCTCCGAAGTCCTTGCCGAAGAACGCGCACGCCTGCTGAACCAGCTTCGTTAGATACCCAGTTGAACCGGCTCCTGCTCCAGCACAATCCCAAACTCGGCCTTCACCTGCGCCTGAATCGTATCCCGCAGCGCAAAGATATCCGCCGCCTTCGCATCCCCACGATTGATCAGCGCAAGCGTATGCCGCGACGAAATCCCCGCATGGCCCATCGTGAATCCCTTCACAAAACCTGCCTTCTCCAGCAACCACGCAGCAGGCAGCTTTACCCTGCCTGCATCCGCTGGCCAGTGAGGAACCGAGTCGACATCCATCTTCAGCGCCGAGGCAATACGTTTAAGTACCTCTTGCTCCACAACCGGATTCTTGAAGAACGATCCAGCGCTGCGAGAGTCCGCCTCGCCTTCGACAATCAGCATTCCCTTGCCATGACGAATCGCACGCACCGCGTGATAGACCTCCAGCGGAGCAGCCTGCCTGTCGCCGAAATATTTCGTCAGGTCCGCATACGTCAGCCGCGGCTTCATTGTCATATCGAAACGAAAAGTCACCGCGGTGACGATGTATCTTCCTCGCTCCGTCGAATTGAAGATGCTGCGCCGATACGCAAACCCGCAGTCCTCGCGCGACAGATCCGCAAACGCCTTACGCTTCAGATCAAGCGCGCGTACCGAGACAATCGTCTCCGCCACCTCCTGCCCATACGCGCCGACGTTCTGCACCGGCGTTCCGCCTACAGAACCCGGTATGCCCGCAAGGCACTCAATACCGCTGATCTCTTCCTCGCAAACGGAGAGCACAAAATCGTTCCACACCACGCCAGCCGCAACCGTGTGAATCGCAAAATCGCCATCGATCGTAATCTTCGTCGGGTCATGGATGGCGATGTGCAGCACAAGACCATCGAAACCAGCATCGCCAACCAGCAGGTTGCTGCCTCCGCCCAGCGTAAAGAGAGCCAGTTCCTGCTCACGGGCAAAGTCCACCGCCTCCAGCAGTTCCTCTTCTGTGTGAACCTCGGCAAAATAGCGCGCCGCGCCCCCGATCCCGAACGTCGTATAAGGAGCGAGCGGAACATTCTGCCGGATATCGACCTGGGAATGGGGCACGGGTCTCAAGATATCAAAGTGCCTGTGGACAAAGCAGATCATCGCCACCTGCGCCTCTCGCCCCGCCTCGCGTTTGGCGAGCCGGCAACATACCTTTACAATCGAAAAAGCCGAATACCGGCTGAGACGGAGCATTGCACCTGCAATTCTGTCCGTCTCCAAGGGAGAAACAAATGTATCCAGAGATTATGGTCATCCCCATGCGCGAAGAGCTCACCCGCGCTGGCATCGGCGAGGCTCGCAGCGCGGCAGACGTAGATACAGCTCTGGCGCAGCCCGGAACCACAATGGTTGTCGTGAACTCCATCTGCGGATGCGCCGCCGGCAAGATGCGTCCCGGCGTTCGTATGGCGATGCAGCACGCGGCCAAGCCCGATCACTCCATCACTGTCTTCGCCGGCCAGGACCGCGAAGCCACCGAGCGCGCACGCAGCTACTTCGGCGGACATCCGCCCACGTCTCCGGCCATCGCCATCCTGCGCGACGGCCAGCTCGTCTACCTGATGCAGCGCTCGGCGATCGAGACCTCGACCGCTCCGGCCATCGCTCAGGAACTTGCACGCGCCTTCGACACCTACTGCACCAAGACCACCGCGTAAGCACCGCACCACCACGCTTCTGAACCGGACATGGCGCAACCATGTCCGGTTTTCTGTTAAACCCCTCTCATCTGTTCGCTCCGTCTGCCGATAAAGCCGGTAATGTCGGCCTCCGCCTCATCTCTCGGCAACCCATCGAGTGCTGCAGCTGCATTGGATCAGCATCCGGCACTGCCCAGCTATTCCGCCGAAGAATCTCCCTGCTTCGACCTGATCGGCGAAAGTGCAGCAACCGAACGCCTTCGCCTGCAGATCGAGCGCATTGGGCCACACTTCCGCACCGTCCTCATCCACGGCGAAATCGGAACCGGCAAAGAGCTGGTCGCGCGCAAACTCCACCATCGCAGCACGAATGCAGCATCTCCTTTCATCCTCTGCCATAGCACCGCCTCCTGGCAGGCAATACAAACCCAACGTCCGTGCACCATCTTTATCGACGGCGTCGACGAAATTCCCCTGCAAACCCAGGCGCATCTCCTCCATCTGATCGGCGACCGCGCATACCTGCGCTCGCACCGCAGAATCATTGCCTCCGCCAGGCAGAGCCTCAAACGCCTCATCGCCGCTGGCCGCTTTCGCTCCGACCTCTACCATCGCCTCGCCACCATCGAGATCGTCATCGAACCGCTGCGCCGGCGTCCCGACGACATCCCGCCGCTTGCCCTCTATCTGCTCCGCCGCTTCGCCTCGCTCTACGGCAAAGACATTGCTTCCATCACCGCCCACGCCATCGCACGCCTCCAGCAGCACAACTGGCCCGGCAACGTGCGCGAAATGGAAAACCTTCTGCGCAACGCCGTGCTCTCGTGCGATGGAGACACGCTCGAAGCGCATCACCTGCACCCGCTCCTCCCACTCGCATCGCCCTCTTCCATCTCCTCTAACGACGAACCCGCCGCAGCTCCGGCAAAGCTGCAGGACGTCGTCGAGCAGCACGTCCTCAGCGTCCTCAAGACCTGCTCCGGCAACAAGGTTCGCGCCGCCGAGATGCTCGGCATTAGCCGCTCCACCCTTTACCGCATGCTCGACAGCACCGCGCCCGAGCGAATCCCGCTTTTGAGATAACCCGGCCGCTCCACGTACACTGGCACGACGTAGTTCTCTCCGCCTGAGGTGTCCGTGAAGAAGCTCTTTTCCTCCCTGTCGTTCGTCGCCGCCAGCTGCCTCGCGGTCTCCCTTCTCCCCGCCCAGCAGCCAGCCCAGCAGCCCGCTTCCGCCTCCGTCGAGGCCCGCAGCAAGACGCTCTCCGCCCTCTTGAACGAAATCTGGGAAGACCGCCTCAAGCACTCGCCCGAGTACGCCTCCTTCCTCGGCGACAAGCGCTACAACGACCAGCTCTCCGACTACTCCATCGCCGAGGTCAACGCCTCCCTCGCCCGCGGCCGCGCCTACCTCCAGCGCATCGGCGAGATCGACGTCACCGGCCTCTCCCATCAGGAAGTCCTCTCCCGCGACCTGATGCTGCACGAGCTGACCGACGACCAGGAGGCCGCTGCCTTCAAAGAATGGGAGATGCCCGTCAACCAGTTCAGCGGCTTCCACACCGAGCTACCTCGTCTCGTCGACAGCCTCTCCTTCGAAACCATCAAGGACTACGACGACTACATCGCCCGCCTCAAGAAGATCCCCGCCGTCTTCTCGCAGAACATGACCAACATGATGCTCGGCATGGACGAGCACCGCATCCCACCGGCTTACCTGCTCGAGAAAGTCCTCACCCAGACCGAAACACTCGCCAATCAGAAGCCCGCCGACAGCCCCTTCGCCCGCCCGCTGAAGAAGTTCCCCGCCTCCATCAGCGCCGCCGACCAGAAGCGCATCTCCGACGAGATGCTCGACGCCATCTCCACCAGCGTCCTTCCCTCCTACCAGCGCTTCGCCCGCTTCCTCAAAGCGCAGTACATCCCTGCCGGACGCAAGGACCCCGGCGCCTGGGCGCTCCCCGACGGCGACGCCTACTACGCCTTCCGCGTACGTCAGAGCACCACCGAAAACAAGTCGCCCGCCGAGATCCATCAGATCGGCCTCGACGAGGTGAAGCGCGACGAAGCCGAGATGCTCGCCATCGTCAAGAAGCTCGGCTTCAGCGACATCAAGAGCTTCAGCGCCTCCCTCAAGACCAATCCCAAAGAACACCCCGCCTCAAAAGAAGCTCTGCTCGACGCCTACCGGGGCTACATCGCACAGATGCAGCCCAAACTCCCCAGCCTCTTCGGCACCCTGCCCAAGGCGAAGTTTGAGGTCGTCCCCGTGCCTGCATACATTGAAAAAGATCAGGCAGCCGCCTACTACAACCCCGGCAGCCTCGACGGCAAGCGCCCAGGACGCATCTACATCAACACCTACAACGCCACCGACCGCCTGCTCACCTCCGTCGAAGCCGTCGCCTACCACGAAGGCATCCCCGGCCATCATCTTCAGATCTCCATCTCGCAGGAGCTCACCGGCCTGCCCGAGTTCCGCAAGCAGTCCTACTACACCGCCTACACCGAAGGCTGGGGACTCTACAGCGAACGGCTCGGCAAACAGATCGGCTTCTACCAGGACCCCTACAGCGACTATGGCCGTCTCGAGGCCGACATCTGGCGCGCCATCCGCCTCGTCGTCGATACCGGCGTTCACTCGCAACACTGGACGCGCCAGCAGATGGTCGACTTCTTTCACGACCACTCCTCCATCGACGAGACCAACATCCAGGCCGAAGTCGATCGCTACATCGCATGGCCCGGACAGGCGCTCGGCTACAAGATGGGTCAGTTGAAACTCCTCGAGCTGCGCCAGAAAGCCGAGACCACGCTCGGTCCGAAGTTCGACATCCGCGCCTTCCACGATGTTGTGCTCGACTCCGGCGCGCTCCCCATGGACGTGCTCGAACGCCAGGTCGATGCGTGGATCGCAACCCAGTCCGCGAAGAAGTAGCCTGCGCAACTCTGATAGCCTTTTAGAATGAGCGAGGAAAATTACGAGATCGCGGCTCCGGCCCCGGCCATGCCGGGCGTGCGTGTAGCCATTCTGGGTACCGGTAAGATGGGCGGCATCCTGCTGCAGGCCTTCCTGAAGAACAACCTGCTCGCGCAGGACCAGCTCTTCGCCACCGTGCATCACCCCGAGCGCGCACAGGCCCTCTCCGTCCAGTTCGGCGTCGAGGTCACCACCGACAATCTGGCCGCCGCGCAACAGGCCGACGTCATCCTGCTTGGCGTCAAGCCCGTGCAGGTACCCGCGCTGCTCGAAGAGATCAAGCCCGCGCTCAACCCCTCCAAGATGCTGCTCTCCATCGCCGCCTCGGTCAAAACCCGCAGCATCGAAGAGGCCGCAGGCTGCGAGCTGGCCGCCGTTCGCGCCATGCCCAACACCCCCGCTACTCTCGCGGCAGGCATCACCGCGCTCTGCGCCGGCCGGTTCGTCTCCGCCGAGCAGATGGCCATCGCGCAAAAAATCTTTCAGACTGTCGGCCGCACCGTCGTCGTCGACGAAAAGCACATGGACGCCGTCACCGGTCTCTCCGGCTCCGGCCCTGCCTTCATCTACATCATCATCGAGGCACTCGCCGAAGCCGGCGTCAACGTCGGTCTCCCACGCGACGTCGCCACGCTGCTGGCCGCGCAGACCACGCTCGGCTCCGCCCGCATGGTGCTCGAGACCGGCTACCACCCGGCCCTGCTCAAAGACGCCGTCACCACCCCAGCAGGCTGCACCGTCGACGGCATCCTCGAGCTCGAAGAAGGCGGCCTCCGCGTCACCTTAATCAAGGCCGTTAAACGCGCAACCCAGCGTGCTAAAGAGCTGGCCGCAGGCTGATGCTCGTAAAATAGCTGCATGGCTACCACGACGGCATTGCCGGTAAAGCGAGTTCCTCAGGCGCTCGTACGCTACGCCTGGCTCGTCGTCGCCTACAACATCCTCGTCATCCTCTGGGGAGCCTTGGTTCGCGCCACGGGATCCGGAGCAGGCTGCGGAAATCACTGGCCTCTCTGCAACGGGCAAGTCGTCCCGCTTGCTCCACGCATCGACACCATCATCGAATTCACCCATCGCTGCATGACCGGCGGAGCAACCTTCGTCGTCCTCGGCCTTCTCATCTGGACCTTCCGCGCCACAATCAAAGGTCAGGCCGCACGCATCGCCGCCGTCGCCTCCACCATCCTCCTGGTCAACGAAGCCATCCTCGGTGCGCTGCTGGTCAAGCTCGGCTACGTCACCGGCAACCAGTCCACCGGCCGCGTCGTCATGCTCTCCATCCACCTGAGCAACACGCTGCTTCTGGTCGCCGCCATCACTCTCACCGCCGTCTTCCTCGGCACAGGCCAACTCACGCGCAACCTCCACCTCAAAGGCACGCGCGCCACGTGGACACTCCTCGGCCTCCTCGCCACCATCATCGTCGGCGTCAGCGGCTCGCTCGCCGCTCTCGGCGACACTCTCTTCCCCGCCTCCTCCCTGCGTGCCGCCGTCGAACAGGACCTCTCCTCCTCCTCACCCTGGCTGCTTCGCCTCCGCGGAGTCCACCCCCTCAGCGCCGTCATCGCCGCCGCCTTCGTCCTCTGGCTGCTCTCGCAGGCACGCCGTGCAGGAGCCAGCCGCCTCGCCACCATCGTCCTCACGCTCCTCGGAGCGCAGTTCGCCCTCGGCCTCCTCGACGTCATCCTGCTCGCTCCCACCTGGATGCAGATCCTGCACCTGCTCGGAGCCGACCTCTACTGGGTCGCCCTCGTCACCCTCGCCGCACAGCTCCTCTGGCCTCCGCAATCGCCAACATCCGCCACCTGACAAGCGTCTGTTTAAAACAGCAAAAAGCCCTCATCACTGAGGGCCTTCTACCAAAATCTCTTCTACTTCACTTTATCAACAGCCTTCTTCGTCTCGTTGGCTGTAGCGTCGTAGGCCTTCTTGGTGCCGTCTGCCGTCTTGTCGGCAACCTTCTCCGTGCCCTCAGCCGTCTTGTGATACGCCTTCTTCGTCGCGTGCGCGGTCTTGTGATACGCCTTCTTCGTGCCACTGGACACGTCATGCGCAGCATCCTTCGTTGCGACCTTCGTATCGTGTCCCGCCTTCTCCGCATCCGTCTTCAAATCCTGAGCCGACGCGCCAACAGCCATCGATACCGCAAGCGCCATTGCTCCAAAACGTACAATTCGCATAACTTTGATCTCCTCCGTGCCGCTTCGACACATTTTTTAGGGTGCGTTGAGAATAGCAGTAACAACTACTCTTCGCCACCCTGCTCGATAGCCCGGCTAACTCTGGTCCACCCTGCGCAGCCGTTGATTCTTGAGCAACAGCTCAGCCACCAGATGCTGCAGTCTCAGGTTCTCGACCTCCAGTTCGCGCACCCGCTCCTCTACGCCCGCGCGGCCATGAACCAACAGGATTGCCTGACCGACGCCATCCGCGGCACTCCTCGCTGCCACCCCAATCCTCTCTTCTTCAAACATCGAAACCTCGACGTATCCTTTTTGACGTTCGTCAACCCGATTCAGCTACAACTGCGCAGCAGACCCGAACGGCCGCCGCCCGCATCGCATCGTCTCGCGAAACCTCTCCCGCTCTTCCGGCGTCATCTGCTCCCATTGCTCGCGCATCCGATTCCTCCACATCTTCTTACCGCCCGAATGCCGGTGGAATCCGCCAAACAAAATCTTCGTCAACACCAGAAGCCCCAATGCCTGCCAGAACGTCAGCGCATGCAATCCGAAGAGCGCAGGCATCAGCGCATTCCACAGTCCTTTCACCACAAACCCTGCAATCGTCGCCATCAGCGCGATGCAAAGAACCACCTTTACCGCCTTTTCTACTCTGAATGCCCTCATCTCCATCTCCTTACCTTCAAACCAATCTTCCGTTACATCTCAAAATCGTCCTTCACCGCTTCCAGCCTCCGGCGAAGATGCAAAACCGCATACCGCTTGCGCGATAACAACGTGTTCATACTCACACCCGTCTGCTCCGCCAGCTCTTTGAAGCTTGTCCCCGTAACCTCGTGCGCCAGAAACACCTCGCGCTGTTCCCGCGGAAGCTCCTCCAATGCCTCCTCCAGCGCTTCCATCAACACATTCCGCGCATACACCGCCTCTGGCCCGTCATCGCCTGAAGGCAGCAAATCTTCGAGCAGCAGGGCACGCCCATCCTCCTCCACGCTCACCGGATCGCTCAGCGATCCCGTACGCCTTCCCCGAAACAGATCGACAATCCGATTCCGCGCCACTCGAAACAGCCAGCCCGTCACATGCTCAATCGGCTTCATCATCCGGTACGCTTCTACCAGCTCGTAGAAGACATCCTGCACAATGTCTTCCACATCCCCCGAATTGTTGACATGCCTGCGAATAAAGCTGCGCAGCCGCGGCTCATCGCGTTGCATCGCTTCATGCAAAAGCCTGTCCTGCTCGTTAACCGGCAAGCCGTCGATGGGCACGGGGTTCATTCACTCATAAAGACGGCCGGAGGCGTCCGATATTGCATCTAACCCAAATATTTCTCTTGTTACCCCTCCTGACCTCGACCGTCATGGGAAGTTAACATTGAAAAACCGGCAAGTACGGTAATCTCATAGACCTGTATGAGCGCTGACGGAAAGACAGCAGTCACTCCCGCCAAACGAGGAACGAAGAAGACCGCCTCTCCTTCCTCTGCCGATACTGCCACCCACCAGCCTGTCGAGCGGTTTTTCAACCGCGACGAGTCCTGGCTCAAGTTCAACCAGCGTGTACTCGAAGAAGCCGAGGACCCCACCAACCCGCTCCTCGAGCGCGTCAAATTCCTCGCCATCACCGCCAGCAATCTCGATGAGTTCTTCGAGATCCGTATCGCCGGCACCCTGCAGCGCATCGAAGACGGCGACAACCTGCCTCAGCCCATCGATGAAGGCGGCCTCACCCCTGAGCAGCGTCTCGGACGTCTCAGCAAACAGCTCACCGACTTCGTCAACGCGCAATACGACTGCTGGAACCAGCTTCTCCTCCCCGCCATGCTCGCCGAAAAGATTCGCGTGCTCCGCTGGGACGAGCTCAGCGAAGCCGCCCGCGAACATGCGCTCGCCTTCTACTCCACCGAAGTCGATCCGCTGCTCACTCCCGTCACCATCGACCCCTCGCATCCCTTCCCCCGCGTGCTCAATAAGGCCCTTTGCATCGCGCTGCTGCTGCGCCGCAAATCTCGCCTGAGCGCCGCTGCGAAGGCCGCGCCCGCGGCCCTCGGTGTCGTCACAGTTCCGCGCTCTCTCCCGCGCCTCATCCCCCTGCCCAGCGAAGCCGGCTGGAACGACTTCATCATGCTCCACGAGCTCATCGAAGCGCAGGTGGAGTCCATGTTCCGCGGCTACGAAATTCTTTCCCGCGCCGCCTTCCGCGTCACCCGCAACTCCAACCTCTACATGCAGGAAGAAGAGTCGCGTAACGTCCTCGAGAGCGTACGCACCGAGCTGCACAACCGCCGCAAAGGCGACGCCGTTCGCCTCGAGATCGAAAGCACCGCCACCGAAGAGATCGTCGAACGTCTGCGCCAGAACTTCGAGCTCGACCCCTGGCAGGTCTTCAAGACCCACGGCCCCGTCAATCTCTCGCGCCTCATGAACATGTACTCCGAGGTCAAGGAGCCCGCCCTCAAGTTCCCGGCCTTCTCCGGTGCCGAGCTGCGCCTCAGCAAAAAATCCGCCAACATCTTCGACGAGCTGCGCACCCGCGACATCCTCCTCCATCACCCCTTCGACTCCTACAAGGCCGTCGAGGGCTTCATCGAGGCCGGTGCCGAAGATCCGCACGTCATCTCCATGCGGCAGACCCTCTACCGCACCAGCAAAGACTCGCCCATCTTCCGTGCCCTCATCGAAGCCGCACAGACCAAAGAAGTCGCCGTCGTCGTCGAGCTCATGGCCCGTTTCGACGAAGACTCCAACATCCGCTGGGCGCGTGAGCTCGAGGATGCAGGCGTCGGCGTCTCCCACGGCATCTTCGGCTTCAAGACCCACTGCAAGCTCGCTCTGCTCGTCCGCCGCGATTCCGACGGCGTCGTTCGCCGCTACGCGCATCTCGGCACCGGCAACTACAACCCCGTCACCGCGCGCTTCTACACCGACATCAGCCTGCTTACCTCCAACCCCGATCTCACCCACGGCGCGCAGAAGGTCTTCAACTATCTCACCGCCGAAACCGAGTCGGAGACCTACGATCCTCTCCTCGTCGCGCCGCTCACCCTCGCCGACAGCCTCATCGCCCTCATCGAGCGCGAAGCCGCACACGCCCGCGCCGGCAAGCCGGCAGCCATCATCGCCAAGATGAACGGTCTGCTCGACCGCCGCACCGTCGAGGCGCTCTACGCCGCCTCGCAGGCCGGAGTGCAGATCGACCTCATCGTGCGCGGCATGTGCTCCCTGCGTCCGGGCGTCAAAGGCATGAGCGAAAACATCCGCGTGCGCAGCGTCGTCGGACGCTTCCTCGAGCACAGCCGCATCTTCTGCTTCGCCGACGGTGGCCACGAGAAGATCTACTGCGGCAGTGCCGACTGGATGCCCCGCAACCTCATCGAGCGCTGCGAGGTCGTCTTCCCCATCACCGGCCCCGAGTTGAAGAAGCGCCTCCGCGACGAGATCCTGGCTGCCTACCTCAAAGACAACACCAAGGCCCGCCTCCTCCAGCCCGACGGAGAATACATCCGCGCCCATCGCACCGGTGCCCCCTTCATCGCACAGGAGTACCTGATGAAGATCGCCTGCGGCCCCACACCCAAGCAGGAAAAGAGCTAAGCCAGCACCTACCACAAACTGTTTTGATATCGTGACTCCGCGATAGATCATCCAACGAACACGAATCGATCTCCGCAGCATGGGCCATTCGCGCAGCAGCGCGAACCGCTTTCCAGGCGTCCCATCCAGAGCGTCTCCGCGTGCGTGCCACGAACCGCCTCTAGGTACGCCAAGCCTTCAGGCTTGGCCCTCTAAAACAAAACCGCCGCGAAGCGCCCACCACTCTGCCGAAGGCTCGGGGTCCCCGACGAACTCGTTAGGGTGACAGGCTGGAGTGAAACTGCAGCACAACAACCCTCCGGCATTTGGAGCGAAGCCGCTCGTGCCCAGCCATCAAAGCTGGCCCCCTTCATGGCGCAGCTTCATCGCAACATGGGCGGGATCATTCGCACAAAAAGCACGAACCGCCTCTAGGTACGCCAAGCCTTTAGGCTTGGCTCTCTAAAACAAAACCGCCGCGAAGCGGCAACCGCTCTGCCGAAGGCCGGAGTGAAGCCGAAGGCGAAACGACCCCGCCAACTGGAGCGAAAACTCTGTCAAGCCCCCAAAAATCGCAACTCTCTCATTCCAAAGCAAATAAACCTACAAAAATCTGCCAATAAGTTTCCCTCATTTCGCTACACTTAAATCAGCAAACAAAAAGCCCCGGTCCAAAAGGACCGGGGCTAACTCTTTATAAATCAATATTTTGATATCTAAATCACATCAAATCAATATTTTATCCTGTGCAAATCGTGCAAAATATGATGAATAAAGAACTTACCCCTCCCCACCCCGGGGGGAGGGGGGGTCACCTACTGCACCGTATAAGTCAAAACCACACTGTGCACACGAGATGTTGATCCACTCGATCCGGTACCAGTAATCGTAATGTTGTATGTCCCCTTGGCAGCCGGTGTTGTCGTCGTTCCACCACCGCTTCCCGACGACGAAGAAGAAGAGGAGGAGCTTCCTCCACCGCATCCGCTCGCCGTTACGACTGCAGCCGAAAGCACAATCGCAAGCAGTGAAGCTCCCAAGCGCCTGCGCCGCGGCACCGTCACCAGCAAAAGACCCGCCAGTGTGACACCGGAACCGGCAACATACCACGGTGAACCGCCATGCGATCCATGCGCTGCCGCAGTCTTGACCGAAGAGGAAGCCACCGTCGCCGTCAGCACAAACTGCGTCGTCACCGCACCCGATGACGAGGTAATCGTCACCGGCTTCACCGAAAACGAATAACCCAGCAGATCGCCCGTATCCGAGTTCGCCGTCAGATTGATGCTCCCCGTAAAGCCGGCCGTCGGCGTCACCGTCAGCGTGACCGCCTGAGCCGTGCCACCCGAAGCCACGGTCAGATTCGAAGCGCAGGGAGTAATCGAAAAATCAGGCGACGTCGTCGAAACCACATCGATCTGTGTAACAAGTCCCGTGTTGTTCGTATTCGACAACAGAGCTCCCTT is a genomic window containing:
- a CDS encoding RNA polymerase sigma factor, which translates into the protein MNPVPIDGLPVNEQDRLLHEAMQRDEPRLRSFIRRHVNNSGDVEDIVQDVFYELVEAYRMMKPIEHVTGWLFRVARNRIVDLFRGRRTGSLSDPVSVEEDGRALLLEDLLPSGDDGPEAVYARNVLMEALEEALEELPREQREVFLAHEVTGTSFKELAEQTGVSMNTLLSRKRYAVLHLRRRLEAVKDDFEM
- the ppk1 gene encoding polyphosphate kinase 1, with protein sequence MSADGKTAVTPAKRGTKKTASPSSADTATHQPVERFFNRDESWLKFNQRVLEEAEDPTNPLLERVKFLAITASNLDEFFEIRIAGTLQRIEDGDNLPQPIDEGGLTPEQRLGRLSKQLTDFVNAQYDCWNQLLLPAMLAEKIRVLRWDELSEAAREHALAFYSTEVDPLLTPVTIDPSHPFPRVLNKALCIALLLRRKSRLSAAAKAAPAALGVVTVPRSLPRLIPLPSEAGWNDFIMLHELIEAQVESMFRGYEILSRAAFRVTRNSNLYMQEEESRNVLESVRTELHNRRKGDAVRLEIESTATEEIVERLRQNFELDPWQVFKTHGPVNLSRLMNMYSEVKEPALKFPAFSGAELRLSKKSANIFDELRTRDILLHHPFDSYKAVEGFIEAGAEDPHVISMRQTLYRTSKDSPIFRALIEAAQTKEVAVVVELMARFDEDSNIRWARELEDAGVGVSHGIFGFKTHCKLALLVRRDSDGVVRRYAHLGTGNYNPVTARFYTDISLLTSNPDLTHGAQKVFNYLTAETESETYDPLLVAPLTLADSLIALIEREAAHARAGKPAAIIAKMNGLLDRRTVEALYAASQAGVQIDLIVRGMCSLRPGVKGMSENIRVRSVVGRFLEHSRIFCFADGGHEKIYCGSADWMPRNLIERCEVVFPITGPELKKRLRDEILAAYLKDNTKARLLQPDGEYIRAHRTGAPFIAQEYLMKIACGPTPKQEKS